Proteins encoded together in one Candidatus Nitrosocaldus cavascurensis window:
- a CDS encoding MBL fold metallo-hydrolase codes for MLEYKGVRIAWLGHDTFKISSGGVIIYIDPYKLRKEARDKADLLLISHEHFDHLSIEDARKVIAADKTTVVTTKSCADSMGGVKVKEVKVVKPWDRVDVQGVSIEAVPAYNINKINPDTKKPFHPKDAGMVGFVITVDGVRIYHAGDSDAVEELRNLSNIDVALLPVSGTYVMTADEAVQAVGMVKPKIAIPMHYGTIVGSQKDAERFKSMVKECDVHILKPVDDY; via the coding sequence ATGCTTGAGTACAAGGGTGTAAGGATAGCATGGCTTGGACATGATACATTCAAGATTAGTTCTGGCGGAGTAATAATATACATAGACCCCTACAAGTTGAGAAAGGAAGCAAGGGATAAGGCAGATCTACTGCTAATCTCACATGAACACTTCGACCATCTTAGCATAGAGGATGCAAGGAAGGTTATAGCAGCAGATAAGACCACAGTAGTTACAACCAAGAGTTGTGCTGATAGTATGGGAGGAGTAAAGGTTAAGGAGGTAAAGGTAGTTAAGCCATGGGATAGGGTTGATGTACAAGGGGTATCAATTGAGGCTGTACCAGCATACAACATAAACAAGATAAACCCAGATACCAAGAAGCCCTTCCATCCAAAGGATGCTGGCATGGTTGGGTTTGTGATCACAGTTGATGGTGTAAGGATATACCATGCTGGGGATAGCGATGCTGTAGAAGAGTTGAGGAACCTCTCAAACATAGATGTAGCATTGCTTCCTGTGAGTGGAACCTATGTGATGACTGCAGATGAGGCTGTTCAGGCTGTAGGTATGGTGAAGCCAAAGATCGCTATACCAATGCACTATGGTACAATAGTAGGCTCTCAGAAGGATGCTGAGAGGTTCAAGAGCATGGTAAAGGAGTGCGATGTTCACATACTGAAGCCTGTTGATGATTACTAG
- a CDS encoding RNA-protein complex protein Nop10, whose product MRHLLRRCYTCKIYTLKQECPRCHGLTHDPHPPKFSPDDRYARYRIADRYKADSGGYKQE is encoded by the coding sequence ATGAGGCACTTGTTGAGGAGATGCTACACCTGTAAGATATATACTCTAAAGCAGGAGTGCCCAAGGTGCCATGGTTTAACTCATGATCCACACCCACCAAAGTTCTCCCCAGATGATAGGTATGCTAGGTACAGGATAGCAGATAGATATAAGGCTGATAGTGGTGGATATAAGCAAGAGTGA
- a CDS encoding translation initiation factor IF-2 subunit alpha yields the protein MRYQQDQALPEEGDLVMATVQEVFPQGAYVTLDEYDGLLGFLHVSEIATGWIRNIEHYVRPKQKVVLKVIRVNRARREVDLSLRQVTNEERRLKVMEVKRAEKANAFLRIIRERCSSMSDDEFDRCVSLIKDEYPMLYDMFEDVARKGTKVLEKLNLPKEIVDAIVDISSKIPLPKVEVGGIMEITCSRSDGIDVIKDVLTSVEGNKHNADVSITYLGAPKYRLVISAENFKVAEKALNSILQSVQKGIEKKGGTFKFTREESRKGVT from the coding sequence ATGAGGTATCAGCAAGATCAAGCATTGCCAGAGGAGGGGGATCTTGTAATGGCTACTGTGCAAGAGGTCTTCCCTCAAGGTGCATATGTTACACTTGATGAGTACGATGGGCTATTGGGCTTCCTACATGTATCAGAGATAGCAACTGGATGGATAAGGAACATAGAGCATTACGTTAGGCCAAAGCAGAAGGTAGTGCTCAAGGTGATAAGGGTTAACAGGGCAAGGAGGGAAGTAGATCTCTCGCTTAGGCAGGTTACTAATGAGGAGAGGAGGTTAAAGGTTATGGAGGTTAAGAGGGCAGAGAAGGCTAATGCATTCCTTCGCATCATAAGGGAGAGATGCTCAAGCATGAGTGATGATGAGTTTGATAGATGTGTTAGCCTGATCAAGGATGAGTATCCAATGCTCTACGATATGTTTGAGGATGTTGCAAGGAAGGGTACAAAGGTCCTTGAGAAGTTGAACCTCCCAAAGGAGATAGTTGATGCCATCGTTGATATAAGCAGCAAGATACCATTGCCTAAGGTAGAGGTTGGAGGTATCATGGAGATAACATGCTCTAGGTCAGATGGAATAGATGTTATAAAGGATGTGCTTACAAGTGTAGAGGGGAATAAGCATAATGCTGATGTGAGTATAACCTATCTAGGCGCACCAAAGTACAGGCTTGTTATAAGTGCAGAGAACTTCAAGGTTGCAGAGAAGGCATTGAACTCTATACTCCAGAGCGTTCAGAAGGGTATTGAGAAGAAGGGAGGCACGTTCAAGTTCACCAGAGAGGAGTCAAGGAAGGGTGTAACATGA
- the cobO gene encoding cob(I)yrinic acid a,c-diamide adenosyltransferase: MEQEQEQEQKQNRARVGVDGSSKRMEDSSYGKGYGEGGEEEEREKEEKKARGRRGLIIVYTGNGKGKTTAALGMAVRAVGHGMRVLMVQFIKGSWHYGEMDGALRLRPEFELITAGRGFVGIMDDNLPREAHVEAAREALRVSIEKMLSGMYDIVILDEVNYAVRLGLISIEDVLELIRVKPYSTTLVLTGNYADERVVDIADLVTEMREVKHPFRKGMRALKGVDF; this comes from the coding sequence ATGGAGCAAGAACAGGAGCAGGAGCAGAAGCAGAATAGAGCAAGAGTAGGAGTAGATGGTAGCAGTAAGAGGATGGAGGATAGTAGTTATGGTAAGGGTTATGGAGAAGGAGGAGAAGAGGAGGAGAGGGAGAAGGAAGAAAAGAAGGCAAGAGGTAGGAGAGGCCTTATCATAGTCTACACTGGCAATGGCAAGGGTAAGACCACAGCAGCACTTGGTATGGCAGTTAGAGCAGTAGGCCATGGCATGAGGGTTCTCATGGTACAGTTCATCAAGGGTTCTTGGCACTATGGTGAGATGGATGGTGCACTGAGGCTTAGGCCAGAGTTCGAACTAATAACAGCAGGGAGGGGCTTTGTAGGCATAATGGATGATAATCTTCCAAGGGAAGCACATGTTGAGGCTGCAAGGGAAGCGTTAAGGGTAAGCATAGAGAAGATGCTCTCTGGCATGTACGATATAGTGATACTGGATGAGGTTAACTATGCTGTAAGGTTAGGGCTTATAAGCATAGAGGATGTACTTGAACTTATAAGGGTTAAACCATACAGTACAACACTTGTTCTTACAGGCAACTATGCTGATGAAAGGGTTGTAGATATTGCTGATCTGGTTACTGAGATGAGGGAGGTTAAGCATCCGTTCAGGAAGGGAATGAGAGCACTCAAGGGTGTTGACTTTTAG
- a CDS encoding cobyrinate a,c-diamide synthase, protein MGIYAERHKHARVVIAGTNSGVGKTSITIGLMHALTAKGYRVQGFKVGPDYIDPSYHTSITGIPSRNLDPWLMGEDNLLESFINAMRSSNADVAVIEGVMGLYDGLSGMDDYASTAHVATLLDSPVILVIDASKAARSVAAMALGFIEFNRAVKVKGVILNNVAGDRHAKYCSDALEQKGIPVFGVVRRNKDIMLKERHLGLVPTHESRDAKDDALATARYVSEHINADGIIAVAEGAPALKHTSMEVSLSSIKDHTITVGVALDESFNFYYADNLEMLSRYARVVYFSPIKDEEPPECDGLYIGGGFPEVLAEMLARNSRMMRRIKEYAEDGMPVYAECGGLMYLSRSITDQDGSKHDMVGLVDADTIMDRRLTLNYTEARISNPCILAEHGSMVRGHEFHYSTLVDIARDSRFAYEMLRGKGVDGSRDGFIVHNTLASYMHLHFSRKNLVERFIASCKRYSTR, encoded by the coding sequence ATGGGCATCTATGCTGAGAGGCATAAACATGCAAGGGTTGTTATAGCAGGAACAAACAGTGGAGTTGGCAAGACCAGCATAACCATAGGCTTGATGCACGCTCTAACGGCTAAAGGTTACAGGGTTCAAGGCTTCAAGGTTGGGCCAGACTACATAGACCCTTCGTATCATACAAGCATAACTGGCATACCAAGTAGGAATCTAGATCCATGGTTGATGGGCGAGGATAATCTGCTTGAGAGCTTCATTAATGCAATGCGTTCATCCAATGCAGATGTAGCAGTGATAGAAGGGGTTATGGGGCTATACGATGGTCTATCTGGCATGGATGATTATGCAAGCACTGCACATGTTGCTACCCTGCTTGATAGTCCAGTTATACTTGTTATCGATGCTAGCAAAGCAGCAAGATCTGTTGCTGCAATGGCCCTTGGGTTCATTGAATTCAATAGAGCAGTTAAGGTCAAGGGTGTTATACTCAACAACGTTGCAGGGGATAGGCATGCAAAATACTGCAGTGATGCACTTGAGCAGAAGGGTATACCAGTCTTTGGTGTAGTTAGACGCAACAAGGATATAATGTTGAAGGAGAGGCACCTTGGACTTGTACCAACTCATGAGAGTAGAGATGCAAAGGATGATGCATTGGCAACTGCAAGGTATGTTAGCGAGCATATCAACGCTGATGGGATAATTGCTGTTGCAGAGGGTGCACCAGCACTCAAGCATACAAGCATGGAAGTATCACTATCTAGCATAAAGGATCATACAATCACAGTAGGAGTTGCATTGGATGAGTCATTCAACTTCTACTATGCTGATAACCTAGAGATGCTCTCAAGATATGCGAGGGTTGTATACTTTAGCCCTATCAAGGATGAGGAGCCACCAGAGTGTGATGGTCTCTACATAGGGGGAGGCTTCCCAGAGGTCCTTGCAGAGATGCTTGCAAGGAATAGTAGGATGATGCGTAGAATAAAGGAGTATGCTGAGGATGGCATGCCAGTGTATGCTGAGTGTGGTGGGCTTATGTATCTAAGCAGAAGCATAACTGATCAGGATGGCTCAAAGCATGATATGGTTGGGCTTGTAGATGCTGATACAATCATGGATAGAAGGTTAACACTAAATTATACAGAGGCTAGGATAAGTAATCCATGCATACTTGCAGAGCATGGGAGCATGGTTAGGGGGCATGAGTTCCACTACTCAACTCTAGTAGATATAGCAAGGGATAGCAGGTTTGCATATGAGATGTTGAGAGGTAAGGGTGTTGATGGTAGTAGGGATGGGTTCATAGTGCATAACACACTTGCATCATACATGCATCTACACTTCTCACGCAAGAACCTTGTTGAGAGGTTCATAGCCTCATGCAAGAGATACTCAACAAGATAA
- a CDS encoding precorrin-8X methylmutase, translating to MVEEEEEEEKEKKKEEKEAMSKGDEIEERSMQIIEEEVGSAKYNYASDEWIVVRRIIHATADFDYARSNIDSIVFSRNAIASALSAIGRRCSIVCDTDIIPAALNKSALKTLGLECISRISDQSVIEEARRSNRTRAEVAMRVMRDHISNGIVAIGNAPTALYELVRMVRDDGLKPMLVIALPVGFVSAVESKIMMMNVADEHGVEYISNRGRKGGSTVVAAILNALFKLYMQRR from the coding sequence GTGGTAGAGGAGGAAGAGGAGGAAGAGAAGGAGAAGAAGAAGGAGGAGAAGGAAGCAATGTCAAAAGGGGATGAGATAGAGGAGAGGAGCATGCAGATAATAGAGGAGGAGGTAGGCAGTGCTAAATACAACTACGCTAGTGATGAGTGGATTGTGGTAAGGAGGATAATACATGCAACTGCTGACTTTGATTACGCTAGAAGCAATATAGACTCTATAGTGTTCAGCAGGAATGCTATAGCAAGTGCACTCTCTGCAATTGGGAGGAGATGCAGCATAGTATGCGATACAGACATAATCCCTGCAGCACTTAACAAGAGCGCACTAAAGACTTTAGGGCTTGAGTGCATATCTAGGATATCAGACCAATCTGTTATAGAGGAGGCTAGGAGAAGTAATAGAACTAGGGCAGAGGTTGCTATGAGGGTGATGAGGGATCATATAAGTAATGGTATAGTTGCAATAGGTAATGCACCAACTGCACTGTATGAGTTGGTAAGGATGGTGAGGGATGATGGCTTAAAGCCAATGCTTGTTATAGCACTTCCAGTTGGGTTTGTATCTGCTGTTGAGAGCAAGATTATGATGATGAATGTTGCAGATGAGCATGGTGTAGAGTATATATCCAACAGGGGTAGGAAGGGAGGGAGTACAGTAGTAGCAGCAATACTCAATGCATTATTCAAACTGTATATGCAAAGAAGGTAA
- a CDS encoding sirohydrochlorin chelatase, whose protein sequence is MRKGILIIDRGSNDPDVLIELSELCTMIRDEYMYYDHATFALLEVTSPTIEDAMLESLGYGVEHLTIVPYFLYPGLKMKVAVSKSIKVARDLGLEYTVTDCLNYHDGLIELVRARVDEAIRSIGSFNDGECDVLLIGHGSSDSDARRVFRLIGDRLRQYYRNLGICFLELDEPNIRDGIKAMLEGDPKLLILMPYFLHNGEHMKHDIREEVDSALKEFKPSCNVIMAKHLGVDRRIVKVIMDRISEAGQRSTSSIYK, encoded by the coding sequence ATGAGGAAGGGCATACTCATAATAGATAGAGGTAGCAACGATCCAGATGTACTTATCGAACTCTCAGAGTTGTGTACAATGATTAGGGATGAGTATATGTATTATGATCATGCTACATTTGCACTACTTGAGGTTACCTCACCAACAATAGAGGATGCAATGTTAGAATCTCTAGGCTATGGTGTAGAGCATCTAACGATAGTTCCATACTTCCTCTACCCAGGATTAAAGATGAAGGTTGCTGTGAGTAAGAGCATAAAGGTGGCAAGGGACCTAGGTTTAGAGTATACAGTTACTGATTGCTTGAACTACCATGATGGGTTGATAGAACTTGTTAGGGCAAGGGTTGATGAGGCTATTAGGAGCATAGGTTCGTTCAATGATGGGGAATGTGATGTACTCCTCATAGGCCATGGGAGTAGCGATAGTGATGCAAGGAGGGTATTCAGGCTTATAGGTGATAGGTTAAGGCAGTACTACAGGAACCTTGGTATATGCTTCCTAGAGTTGGATGAACCAAACATACGTGATGGTATAAAGGCTATGCTTGAAGGAGACCCTAAACTGCTAATACTCATGCCATACTTTCTGCATAATGGTGAGCATATGAAGCATGATATAAGGGAGGAGGTAGATTCAGCATTGAAGGAGTTCAAGCCATCATGCAATGTTATAATGGCTAAGCATCTAGGTGTTGATAGAAGGATAGTCAAGGTTATAATGGATAGGATAAGTGAGGCTGGTCAACGATCTACTTCTAGCATCTATAAATAA
- a CDS encoding cobalt-precorrin 5A hydrolase: MDVPATTNTNHNHNHNNNHNHHDHPTNAKKGRVAVVAITKHGLEIAGRLKSIMREWDVYAPEKFRAAPVVTSMMEVNWYNEPSAVLISRLFNSYNALICIFSLGAVIRMIAPYIRDKRSDPAVLVIDDAARFVISALSGHLGGANALARLVARILNSTPVITTAADVNETIAVDLLGSEFGWRIDEASEHNITMLSAAMVNEEPIGIYQDAGERGWWSKELPKNVRIFNSIDELNASGLKALIITDRLIDGYAELLGRAVVYRPKSLVVGLGLHWDTSSDEIARGIENTFKDAMLSMYSIRCIATLERGYEVKGLKEFSERTGIPVEYYTKEQLASIKVPNPSTLVKMYEGTPSVAEAAALASASGKGGKDMEKDREKCELVVEKRKFPPNLTVAVARIIYDSQQQ, from the coding sequence ATGGATGTGCCAGCAACTACAAATACAAACCATAACCATAACCATAACAATAACCATAACCATCATGATCATCCTACTAATGCTAAGAAGGGAAGGGTAGCAGTGGTTGCAATAACGAAGCATGGGCTAGAGATAGCAGGAAGGCTGAAGAGCATCATGCGTGAATGGGATGTATATGCTCCTGAGAAGTTCAGAGCAGCCCCAGTAGTAACAAGCATGATGGAGGTGAACTGGTACAATGAGCCTAGTGCAGTGCTTATATCAAGGCTCTTCAACTCTTACAATGCCCTAATCTGCATATTCTCCCTAGGTGCAGTGATAAGGATGATTGCCCCATACATAAGGGATAAGAGGAGTGATCCTGCTGTACTTGTTATAGATGATGCAGCAAGGTTCGTTATAAGTGCATTATCTGGCCATCTAGGAGGAGCAAATGCTCTAGCAAGGCTTGTAGCAAGGATACTAAACTCTACCCCTGTTATAACTACTGCTGCAGATGTGAATGAGACTATTGCTGTTGATCTACTAGGCAGTGAGTTTGGATGGCGCATAGATGAGGCTAGTGAGCATAACATAACCATGTTGAGTGCTGCAATGGTTAATGAGGAGCCAATAGGCATATACCAAGATGCTGGAGAGCGTGGATGGTGGAGTAAAGAGTTGCCGAAGAATGTAAGGATATTCAATAGTATAGATGAGCTTAATGCTTCTGGACTCAAAGCACTCATCATAACAGATAGGCTGATAGATGGATATGCTGAACTCCTTGGTAGGGCAGTTGTTTATAGACCAAAGAGCCTGGTTGTAGGATTAGGGCTACATTGGGATACTAGTAGTGATGAGATTGCAAGGGGTATAGAGAATACATTCAAGGATGCTATGCTTAGCATGTACTCAATAAGGTGTATAGCAACTCTAGAGAGAGGGTATGAGGTTAAGGGTCTAAAGGAGTTCAGTGAGCGTACAGGGATACCAGTTGAGTACTATACGAAGGAGCAACTTGCATCTATAAAGGTGCCTAACCCATCAACTCTTGTGAAGATGTATGAAGGTACGCCTAGCGTTGCAGAGGCAGCAGCACTTGCAAGTGCTTCAGGTAAAGGAGGTAAAGATATGGAGAAGGATAGGGAGAAGTGCGAGTTGGTAGTAGAGAAGCGCAAGTTCCCTCCAAATCTAACGGTTGCTGTTGCAAGGATAATATATGATAGTCAGCAGCAGTAG
- a CDS encoding cobalt-precorrin-5B (C(1))-methyltransferase: MDGDDSCMSNDANADAIPTPTTNTDINTPISVDDPMLKEIEEEQEQELPKDILEKKRKGLLRTGYTTGTCATAAAKAALISLISRGRELPASVTVTLPKGDKATLQVKECIFVANADDDNDREYAVCTVVKDAGDDPDVTHGAEIVARVEWLDGEPERIEVTGGKGVGIVTKPGLGLEIGKHAINPTPMRMIINAVREVASEHLKQRGVKVTISVPRGEELAKQTDNPRLGIVGGISILGTTGIVVPYSTASFAASIKQCIDVAVAMGDDTIVLTTGGRSEEFARQVIPNLPDHCFIQMGDFVAYSVRQAAMKGIKHIIIAGFIGKLSKAAKGIKQTHVKGSHVDMEFLADVAKECNASMELYEQIRNANTARHVMEIVMANNLQGYFDRLCSKVCERLSSYMEDKASIECIMFDFEGKIIGRASKSMKEVYI, encoded by the coding sequence ATGGATGGTGATGATAGTTGTATGAGCAATGATGCTAATGCCGATGCTATCCCTACCCCTACTACCAACACTGATATCAATACTCCCATCAGTGTTGATGATCCCATGCTGAAGGAGATTGAAGAAGAGCAAGAGCAGGAGTTGCCAAAGGATATTCTAGAGAAGAAGAGGAAGGGTCTGCTAAGAACAGGGTATACAACAGGTACATGTGCAACAGCAGCAGCAAAGGCAGCACTCATATCACTTATAAGTAGAGGTAGAGAGTTGCCAGCAAGTGTAACAGTTACCCTACCAAAGGGCGACAAGGCTACACTACAGGTTAAGGAGTGTATCTTTGTTGCTAATGCTGATGATGATAATGATAGAGAATATGCTGTATGCACAGTTGTAAAGGATGCTGGAGATGATCCAGATGTTACACATGGTGCAGAGATAGTTGCTAGGGTTGAATGGCTTGATGGTGAACCTGAGAGGATAGAGGTTACAGGGGGCAAGGGTGTAGGGATAGTAACAAAGCCAGGACTTGGGCTTGAGATAGGAAAGCATGCAATAAACCCTACACCAATGCGTATGATAATTAATGCTGTTAGAGAGGTTGCATCTGAGCATCTTAAGCAGAGGGGCGTGAAGGTTACAATATCAGTGCCTAGAGGTGAGGAGTTGGCAAAGCAGACAGATAACCCAAGGTTAGGGATAGTTGGGGGTATAAGCATCCTAGGTACTACAGGGATAGTTGTACCATACTCAACCGCATCATTTGCAGCAAGTATAAAGCAATGCATAGATGTTGCAGTAGCCATGGGTGATGATACAATAGTTCTTACAACTGGAGGAAGGAGTGAGGAGTTTGCAAGACAGGTTATACCAAACCTGCCTGATCACTGCTTCATTCAGATGGGTGACTTTGTTGCATACTCTGTGAGGCAAGCAGCGATGAAGGGTATAAAGCATATAATCATTGCAGGGTTCATAGGCAAGCTCTCAAAGGCTGCAAAGGGTATCAAGCAGACACACGTTAAAGGCTCCCATGTTGATATGGAGTTCCTTGCTGATGTTGCTAAAGAATGCAATGCAAGCATGGAGTTGTATGAGCAGATAAGGAATGCAAATACTGCAAGGCATGTTATGGAGATTGTCATGGCTAACAATCTACAAGGTTACTTTGATAGATTGTGCAGTAAGGTATGTGAGAGGCTAAGTTCTTACATGGAGGATAAAGCAAGTATAGAGTGCATAATGTTTGACTTTGAGGGTAAGATAATAGGTAGGGCAAGTAAGAGTATGAAGGAGGTTTATATATAA
- a CDS encoding serine/threonine-protein kinase RIO2 — translation MSMLDMARYVKELEDEEVKALKAFARMLREHESVDEEKIAIGAKMHVDRVRYALKRLNEKNLIYKSPSKGYHLVYAGLDVLALKELADRGIIASVGRMIGVGKEADVLEAVDDHGRMLAVKFFRIGRVSFRSIARKRMLKDVHSWLLASIETARKEFKSLRRLRVAGASVPEAIALARHAIVMEYIDGVRLVECTSLDDPRHVLEDVLENIRIAYSIGMVSADLSEYNILYDVNGKVWIIDWPQSIDARKHPNAKALLERDLNNIIRFFSKRFGLVYDVNMAIAHVTMHEDDVER, via the coding sequence ATGTCAATGCTGGATATGGCTAGGTATGTAAAGGAACTTGAGGATGAGGAGGTTAAAGCACTTAAGGCATTTGCTAGAATGCTAAGGGAGCATGAGAGTGTTGATGAGGAGAAGATAGCAATCGGCGCTAAGATGCACGTAGACAGGGTACGCTATGCCTTGAAGAGGCTCAACGAGAAGAACCTTATATACAAGAGTCCTAGCAAGGGTTACCATCTTGTATATGCTGGGTTGGATGTTCTAGCGCTTAAGGAACTTGCAGATAGAGGTATTATAGCAAGTGTAGGTAGGATGATAGGAGTAGGGAAGGAGGCTGATGTGCTTGAGGCTGTTGATGATCATGGTAGGATGCTTGCTGTTAAGTTCTTCAGGATAGGTAGGGTAAGCTTTAGGAGTATAGCAAGGAAGCGTATGCTGAAGGATGTGCATAGCTGGCTCCTTGCAAGCATCGAGACTGCAAGGAAGGAGTTCAAATCTCTGAGGAGGTTAAGGGTTGCAGGTGCAAGTGTGCCAGAGGCTATAGCATTAGCAAGGCATGCAATTGTAATGGAGTACATAGATGGTGTTAGGCTTGTAGAGTGCACAAGCCTTGATGATCCTAGACATGTGCTTGAGGATGTGCTTGAGAATATAAGGATAGCATACTCCATAGGGATGGTAAGTGCAGATCTTAGTGAGTACAACATACTCTACGATGTTAATGGCAAGGTATGGATCATAGATTGGCCACAGAGTATAGATGCAAGGAAGCATCCAAATGCCAAGGCATTGCTTGAGAGGGATCTTAACAATATAATACGCTTCTTCAGTAAGAGGTTTGGGCTGGTGTATGATGTGAATATGGCTATAGCCCATGTTACAATGCATGAAGATGATGTAGAGAGGTAG
- the metK gene encoding methionine adenosyltransferase, which produces MKQLFTSESVTEGHPDKVCDHIADAILDEYMAQDKYSRVAVEILATAGLMVVAGEVTSSAHVDIPKVVRQVVQDIGYGSSDSGLDIERCKLITSLHEQSPDIAVGVVRGDSIGAGDQGLMFGYACDETEELMPMPIMIANKLCMRLAELRKKNVIPWLRPDGKSQVTVEYEDGVVNGIKAIVLSAQHAPDVDIETVRKELIDKVIMPVCNELIDSSTRFYINPTGRFVIGGPAGDTGLTGRKVIVDTYGGACKHGGGAFSGKDPTKVDRSASYMMRYIAKNIVASGLAKRCELQVAYAIGVAEPIALYVNTFNTGKVSDEELSAYIMRNFNLTPAGIIDFLQLRRPIYRKTAVYGHFGRNEPEFTWERLDSVDLFRRLV; this is translated from the coding sequence ATGAAGCAACTATTCACATCAGAGTCTGTTACAGAGGGGCATCCAGACAAGGTATGTGATCACATCGCTGATGCTATACTGGATGAGTATATGGCACAGGATAAGTACTCGAGGGTAGCAGTGGAGATACTTGCAACTGCTGGGCTAATGGTTGTTGCAGGAGAGGTTACAAGCAGTGCACATGTTGATATCCCTAAGGTTGTAAGGCAGGTTGTGCAGGATATAGGCTATGGTAGCAGTGACTCTGGTCTAGATATTGAGAGGTGTAAGTTGATAACATCACTCCATGAGCAGAGCCCAGATATAGCAGTGGGTGTTGTTAGAGGGGATAGCATAGGTGCTGGGGATCAAGGCTTGATGTTTGGCTATGCATGCGATGAGACTGAGGAGTTGATGCCAATGCCCATAATGATTGCAAACAAACTCTGTATGAGGTTAGCAGAGTTGAGGAAGAAGAATGTAATACCATGGCTCAGACCAGATGGAAAGTCACAAGTGACAGTTGAGTATGAGGATGGCGTAGTAAATGGCATAAAGGCAATAGTGCTATCTGCCCAGCATGCTCCAGATGTTGATATAGAGACTGTAAGGAAGGAGTTGATTGACAAGGTTATAATGCCAGTATGTAATGAACTTATAGACAGTAGTACAAGGTTCTACATAAACCCAACTGGGAGGTTTGTTATAGGAGGTCCAGCAGGTGATACTGGCTTGACAGGTAGGAAGGTTATAGTTGATACCTATGGAGGAGCATGCAAGCATGGAGGAGGGGCATTCTCTGGCAAAGACCCTACAAAGGTTGATAGAAGTGCATCGTACATGATGAGGTACATAGCGAAGAATATAGTTGCATCTGGGCTAGCGAAGAGGTGTGAACTACAGGTAGCATATGCAATAGGTGTTGCAGAGCCAATAGCGTTGTATGTAAATACATTCAACACTGGCAAGGTATCTGATGAGGAGTTGAGTGCATACATAATGAGGAACTTCAACCTAACACCAGCAGGGATAATAGACTTCCTTCAGTTGAGGAGGCCAATATACAGGAAGACAGCAGTGTATGGGCATTTTGGCAGGAATGAGCCAGAGTTCACATGGGAGAGGCTGGATAGTGTTGATCTGTTCAGAAGATTAGTATGA
- a CDS encoding LSM domain-containing protein, with translation MKSLSNQQQQHPKKPLVVLQRAINKKVSVRLKNEAEYRGKMSNVDSYMNLILEDAEEFNGSTHLANYGKVVIRGNNVLFIRLEDEL, from the coding sequence GTGAAGTCTTTGTCAAATCAACAGCAACAACATCCAAAGAAACCATTGGTGGTGCTGCAGAGGGCAATAAACAAGAAGGTATCTGTTAGGCTGAAGAACGAGGCTGAGTATAGAGGGAAGATGAGTAATGTTGACTCTTACATGAACCTCATCCTTGAGGATGCTGAGGAGTTCAATGGCTCGACCCATCTTGCAAACTACGGCAAGGTTGTTATAAGGGGCAACAACGTGCTCTTCATAAGGCTTGAGGATGAGCTTTAG